One stretch of Dokdonia sp. Hel_I_53 DNA includes these proteins:
- the secE gene encoding preprotein translocase subunit SecE, with translation MAGFVNYVQESYNELKNHVTWTPLSEAQRLMVVVAVFSILFSLAIWGVDTVFSNVIKLYFDKIVGA, from the coding sequence ATGGCTGGATTTGTCAATTATGTTCAAGAATCATATAATGAGCTTAAAAACCACGTAACTTGGACACCGCTTTCTGAAGCGCAACGTCTTATGGTTGTTGTTGCGGTATTTTCAATCCTTTTTTCGTTAGCGATTTGGGGTGTAGATACTGTTTTTAGCAATGTGATTAAATTGTATTTTGATAAAATAGTAGGAGCATAA
- the hpf gene encoding ribosome hibernation-promoting factor, HPF/YfiA family — MKVTVEAPKFDADVKLTAFIKKRVAKLEHYYDKIIATDVFLKLEPNVRPNNKYVEVLVSVPGDEFIVKKSAKSFEEATDVCVQSLERALVKRKQKIRARA; from the coding sequence ATGAAAGTAACTGTAGAAGCGCCAAAGTTTGACGCAGATGTAAAACTGACAGCATTTATTAAAAAAAGGGTAGCTAAACTAGAGCATTATTATGATAAAATTATTGCAACAGACGTGTTTTTAAAATTAGAGCCTAATGTGCGACCTAATAATAAATATGTTGAAGTTTTAGTAAGTGTTCCTGGAGATGAATTTATTGTAAAGAAGTCTGCAAAGAGTTTTGAAGAGGCAACAGATGTGTGTGTACAGTCCCTAGAAAGGGCATTGGTAAAACGAAAACAAAAAATAAGAGCACGCGCTTAG
- the rplL gene encoding 50S ribosomal protein L7/L12 → MADLKDFAEQLVNLTVKEVNELATILKDEYGIEPAAAAVAVAAGGAGGGEAAEEKSEFDVVLTAAGGSKLAVVKLVKELTGAGLKDAKELVDNAPSPIKEGVSKDEAEALKAQLEEAGAEVELK, encoded by the coding sequence ATGGCAGATTTAAAAGATTTCGCAGAACAATTAGTTAACCTTACTGTAAAAGAAGTAAACGAGTTAGCAACAATATTAAAAGACGAGTACGGTATCGAGCCTGCTGCTGCTGCTGTAGCTGTAGCTGCTGGTGGAGCTGGTGGCGGAGAAGCTGCTGAGGAAAAGTCAGAATTTGACGTAGTACTTACGGCTGCTGGTGGTTCTAAACTTGCTGTAGTTAAGCTTGTAAAAGAATTAACTGGTGCTGGTCTTAAAGACGCAAAAGAGCTTGTTGATAATGCTCCATCTCCAATTAAGGAAGGAGTTTCTAAAGACGAAGCAGAAGCACTTAAAGCTCAATTAGAAGAAGCTGGTGCAGAGGTTGAGCTTAAGTAA
- a CDS encoding acyl-CoA dehydrogenase family protein, whose product MTNLYYTEEHHLFRESLKDFLQKEVVPHIDKWESTGKIERFIWKKFGDMGFFGIPYPEEYGGMNLDFFYTVILLEELQKINSGGFAAAIWAHAYLAMTHLNAEGDERIKAEYLAPSIAGDKIGCLCITEPFGGSDVAGMRTTAVKNGDHYIINGSKTFITNGVYSDYLVVAAKTAPELGGKGMSIFLVDRDTPGVSATKLDKLGWRASDTGEIAFDNVKIPVENLMGEENAGFGYIMQHFATERLIMGINAHARAEYAIEYALDYMKERTAFGKTINSFQALRHKMAERTAEVEMSKAFNYNVAYRLDKGEYVVKEATMSKLTATKIADEVIYDCLQMLGGYGYMEEYPMARMLRDSRLGPIGGGTSEILREIIAKMVIDKKTYKPKTEEILKN is encoded by the coding sequence ATGACAAATTTATATTACACAGAAGAGCATCATCTTTTTAGAGAAAGCTTAAAAGATTTTCTTCAAAAAGAAGTGGTACCGCATATTGACAAATGGGAATCAACAGGAAAGATTGAACGTTTTATTTGGAAGAAGTTTGGTGATATGGGATTTTTTGGGATTCCTTATCCTGAAGAATATGGAGGAATGAATTTAGATTTCTTCTATACCGTTATTCTTCTTGAAGAGTTACAGAAAATAAATAGCGGAGGATTTGCTGCTGCAATTTGGGCACACGCATACCTAGCTATGACCCACCTCAATGCAGAGGGTGATGAAAGAATAAAAGCAGAATATTTAGCGCCAAGCATCGCGGGTGATAAAATAGGTTGTTTATGTATTACAGAACCTTTTGGAGGTAGTGATGTAGCAGGTATGCGCACTACGGCAGTAAAAAATGGTGATCACTATATAATCAATGGATCTAAGACTTTTATTACAAATGGCGTATATTCAGATTATCTCGTAGTCGCTGCAAAGACCGCTCCAGAACTGGGTGGGAAAGGCATGAGTATATTTCTTGTAGACCGCGATACACCAGGAGTGAGCGCTACTAAACTTGATAAATTAGGATGGCGCGCATCAGATACTGGGGAAATTGCCTTTGATAATGTAAAAATACCTGTAGAGAATTTAATGGGAGAAGAAAATGCTGGTTTTGGCTACATTATGCAGCATTTTGCTACAGAACGCCTCATTATGGGAATTAATGCACATGCAAGAGCAGAATATGCAATTGAATATGCTCTTGACTATATGAAAGAGCGAACTGCATTTGGCAAAACAATTAATAGTTTTCAAGCACTTAGGCATAAAATGGCAGAGCGTACTGCAGAAGTAGAAATGTCTAAAGCTTTTAATTATAATGTTGCTTACAGGCTAGATAAAGGTGAGTATGTTGTGAAAGAGGCGACAATGTCTAAGCTTACAGCGACAAAAATTGCAGATGAGGTCATTTATGATTGTCTACAAATGTTAGGTGGTTATGGCTATATGGAAGAATATCCTATGGCTAGAATGTTGCGAGATAGTAGATTGGGCCCTATAGGTGGTGGTACATCAGAAATTTTGCGAGAAATTATCGCAAAAATGGTTATTGATAAAAAGACATATAAGCCTAAGACAGAAGAAATTTTAAAAAATTAA
- a CDS encoding helix-hairpin-helix domain-containing protein: MKSFKSHVIYDSRKRRGILFFAGILVLCILAIIWYPPEEDITVAKEEKVIVTSVQEKIDSLKKIELESRKPKIFPFNPNYITDYKGYTLGMSVQEIDRLLRFRESGKWVNSIADFKKVTGVSDSLLSRISPYFKFPDWVTNKKSNKRSATKWKTAAQKSDLNSVTYESLIAIEGVTNEAATKIYQHLKKLGGYQVDNQIYDVYGVSTKIKRSILNEYTVKNKPDLDLINVNEASASELATVPLLTFDIAKEIVDYRILRGGITSLEELKDIEGMTPYKYDRIKLYLHID; this comes from the coding sequence ATGAAAAGTTTTAAATCCCACGTCATTTACGATTCACGTAAAAGACGTGGGATTTTATTTTTTGCTGGAATTCTAGTTTTATGTATTCTAGCTATAATCTGGTATCCTCCAGAGGAGGATATTACGGTAGCAAAAGAGGAGAAGGTAATAGTTACATCTGTTCAAGAAAAAATCGATTCACTTAAAAAGATTGAGCTTGAAAGCCGGAAACCTAAAATTTTTCCATTTAACCCTAATTATATTACAGATTACAAAGGGTACACTCTAGGTATGAGCGTGCAGGAAATAGATAGGTTATTACGCTTTCGCGAAAGCGGAAAATGGGTTAACTCTATTGCTGACTTTAAGAAAGTGACGGGTGTTTCTGACTCCTTGCTCAGTAGGATTTCCCCTTATTTCAAATTTCCAGATTGGGTTACAAATAAAAAATCTAATAAACGATCTGCAACTAAGTGGAAAACTGCAGCTCAAAAATCTGATTTAAACAGTGTTACTTATGAATCGCTCATAGCAATTGAAGGCGTTACTAATGAGGCTGCTACGAAGATTTACCAACACCTAAAAAAGCTGGGTGGTTATCAAGTAGATAATCAGATTTATGATGTGTACGGTGTATCAACAAAAATAAAAAGAAGCATTCTCAATGAATATACGGTTAAGAATAAACCCGACCTTGACTTAATTAATGTAAACGAAGCCAGCGCATCTGAGCTTGCAACGGTTCCGTTACTCACCTTTGATATTGCAAAAGAGATTGTAGATTATCGTATTCTTAGAGGTGGCATCACATCACTTGAAGAATTGAAAGATATAGAAGGTATGACACCATATAAATATGATAGAATAAAGTTATATTTACATATTGATTAA
- the rplA gene encoding 50S ribosomal protein L1 — protein MAKLTKKQKENQSKIEAGQTYNLADASALIKEVSNVNFDPSVDIAVRLNVDPRKANQMVRGVVTLPHGTGKDVKVLALVTPDKAAEAEEAGADYVGLDEYLEKIKGGWTDVDVIVTMPSVMGKLGPLGRVLGPRGLMPNPKTGTVTMDIAKAVSDVKAGKIDFKVDKTGIIHASVGKASFDAEKIAGNARELITTLVKLKPTTAKGVYIKSIFMSSTMSPSVEVDTKRFATE, from the coding sequence ATGGCAAAATTAACAAAAAAGCAAAAAGAAAATCAGTCTAAGATTGAAGCGGGTCAGACCTACAATCTTGCTGATGCTTCTGCTTTAATAAAAGAAGTAAGTAACGTAAACTTTGATCCTTCTGTAGATATTGCTGTACGTCTTAATGTGGATCCACGTAAAGCAAACCAAATGGTTCGTGGCGTGGTTACATTACCTCACGGTACTGGTAAAGATGTAAAAGTGCTTGCACTTGTTACACCAGATAAGGCTGCAGAGGCAGAAGAAGCAGGTGCAGATTACGTAGGTCTAGATGAATACCTTGAAAAAATTAAAGGTGGTTGGACAGATGTAGATGTAATTGTAACAATGCCTAGCGTTATGGGTAAATTAGGGCCATTAGGACGTGTCTTAGGACCACGTGGTTTAATGCCTAACCCTAAAACGGGTACAGTAACTATGGATATAGCAAAAGCGGTATCTGATGTAAAAGCTGGTAAAATTGATTTCAAAGTTGATAAAACAGGAATCATTCACGCATCTGTAGGGAAAGCATCTTTTGATGCTGAAAAAATTGCAGGTAATGCAAGAGAATTAATAACAACATTAGTAAAGCTTAAACCTACAACGGCAAAGGGTGTGTACATTAAGAGCATTTTTATGTCAAGTACAATGAGTCCTTCTGTAGAAGTAGATACAAAGCGTTTCGCTACGGAGTAG
- a CDS encoding tyrosine-type recombinase/integrase: MAITSFVAYLNLEKNYSQHTVLAYRKDVEVFFAFAKANYDIFHLEEVGYTIIRSWIVLLVDAGVSNRSINRKIASLKSYYNFLLKVGAIESSPLAKHKALKTPKKIQIPFSQKEVSAVLCKIKDTGDFESLRDLLMIELLYGTGMRRAELIGLKSSSIDRFQKTIRVVGKRNKERLVPLLPSIEMTLEKYLIERDKLFDAVCDAPLLVTKKGVKLYDTLVYRVIKAYFSETSDKLKTSPHILRHSFATHLLNQGADLNTVKELLGHSSLASTQVYTHNNIQTLKDVYAKSHPRNKK; encoded by the coding sequence ATGGCCATAACTTCTTTTGTAGCGTATCTTAACTTGGAAAAAAACTATAGCCAGCACACCGTTTTGGCTTACAGAAAGGACGTGGAGGTCTTTTTTGCTTTCGCGAAAGCGAATTATGATATTTTTCATCTTGAAGAAGTAGGGTATACGATAATAAGGAGTTGGATAGTACTTCTTGTAGATGCAGGCGTCTCTAACCGGTCTATTAATAGAAAGATAGCTTCATTAAAATCGTATTATAACTTTCTTCTCAAGGTAGGAGCTATTGAAAGTTCTCCACTAGCAAAACATAAAGCTCTCAAAACCCCAAAAAAAATACAAATACCCTTTTCTCAAAAAGAAGTGAGTGCTGTTTTGTGTAAAATTAAAGATACGGGTGACTTTGAGTCTTTGCGGGATCTTTTGATGATAGAGCTACTCTATGGCACTGGAATGCGTAGAGCGGAGTTAATTGGTTTAAAAAGTTCTTCAATTGATAGATTTCAGAAAACCATACGAGTAGTAGGAAAGCGTAATAAAGAACGGCTTGTGCCTTTGTTGCCATCTATAGAAATGACTTTAGAAAAATATTTAATAGAGCGTGATAAGCTTTTCGATGCAGTTTGTGATGCGCCGTTACTTGTAACAAAGAAGGGTGTTAAATTATATGATACACTTGTTTATAGGGTAATAAAAGCCTATTTTAGTGAGACGTCAGATAAGCTAAAAACGAGTCCGCATATACTAAGACATTCATTTGCGACTCATTTGCTTAACCAGGGGGCTGATTTAAATACGGTAAAGGAGTTGCTCGGGCATTCTAGTTTGGCTTCTACGCAAGTATACACTCATAATAATATTCAAACATTAAAAGATGTATATGCAAAATCCCACCCTCGCAATAAAAAATAA
- the tuf gene encoding elongation factor Tu produces the protein MAKETYDRSKPHLNVGTIGHVDHGKTTLTAAITKVLADAGYSEASAFDQIDNAPEEKERGITINSSHVEYATENRHYAHVDCPGHADYVKNMVTGAAQMDGAILVVAATDGPMPQTREHILLGRQVGIPRIVVFMNKVDMVDDEELLELVEMEIRDLLSFYEYDGDNGPVVAGSALGALNGEQKWVDTVLELMAAVDSWIEEPLRETEKDFLMPIEDVFSITGRGTVATGRIETGIANTGDPVEIIGMGAEKLTSTITGIEMFRQILDRGEAGDNAGILLRGIEKSQISRGMVIVKPGSVTPHAKFKAEVYILKKEEGGRHTPFHNNYRPQFYVRTTDVTGNIALPDGVEMVMPGDNLTITVELIQPIALNLGLRFAVREGGRTVGAGQVTEILD, from the coding sequence ATGGCAAAGGAAACATATGATCGTTCGAAACCCCATTTAAATGTTGGTACTATCGGGCACGTAGATCACGGTAAAACTACATTAACAGCTGCGATTACTAAAGTATTGGCAGATGCAGGGTATTCAGAAGCTTCAGCTTTTGATCAAATTGATAATGCTCCTGAGGAAAAAGAAAGAGGTATCACAATTAACTCTTCTCACGTTGAGTATGCGACTGAGAATCGTCACTATGCACACGTTGATTGTCCAGGTCACGCCGATTATGTGAAGAACATGGTTACTGGTGCTGCTCAAATGGACGGTGCTATTCTTGTTGTTGCTGCCACTGATGGTCCTATGCCACAAACACGTGAGCACATCCTTTTAGGTCGCCAAGTAGGTATTCCTCGTATTGTTGTTTTTATGAACAAAGTTGATATGGTGGATGATGAAGAGTTACTTGAGCTTGTTGAGATGGAAATTAGAGATCTTCTTTCTTTCTACGAGTATGATGGTGATAATGGACCTGTAGTTGCTGGTTCTGCTCTTGGTGCACTTAATGGTGAGCAAAAATGGGTTGATACAGTATTAGAGCTTATGGCTGCTGTAGATTCTTGGATTGAAGAGCCACTTCGTGAAACTGAAAAAGATTTCTTAATGCCTATCGAGGATGTATTCTCTATTACTGGTCGTGGAACTGTTGCTACAGGTCGTATTGAAACTGGTATCGCAAACACTGGGGATCCAGTTGAGATCATCGGTATGGGTGCAGAGAAATTAACATCTACAATTACTGGTATTGAAATGTTCCGTCAGATCCTTGATAGAGGTGAGGCTGGAGATAATGCAGGTATCCTTTTAAGAGGTATTGAGAAATCTCAAATCTCTAGAGGTATGGTAATTGTTAAGCCAGGATCTGTAACGCCACACGCTAAATTTAAAGCTGAGGTTTATATCCTTAAAAAAGAAGAAGGTGGACGTCACACTCCATTCCACAATAACTACCGTCCACAGTTTTATGTACGTACAACTGATGTAACTGGTAATATCGCACTTCCTGATGGAGTTGAGATGGTTATGCCTGGAGATAACTTAACTATTACTGTTGAGCTTATCCAGCCTATCGCACTTAACTTAGGTCTTCGTTTCGCTGTCCGTGAAGGTGGTAGAACTGTAGGAGCTGGTCAGGTGACTGAGATACTAGATTAA
- the rpsU gene encoding 30S ribosomal protein S21, with product MLIIPVKDGENIDRALKRFKRKFDRTKTMRNLRERKQFTKPSVQRRRQIQKASYIQGLRDAENI from the coding sequence ATGTTAATCATACCAGTAAAAGACGGAGAAAATATAGATAGAGCGCTTAAACGTTTCAAAAGAAAATTTGATCGTACGAAGACAATGCGTAATCTAAGAGAGCGTAAGCAGTTTACGAAGCCTTCTGTTCAAAGAAGACGTCAGATTCAAAAAGCTTCTTATATTCAAGGTCTAAGAGACGCAGAAAATATTTAA
- the rplJ gene encoding 50S ribosomal protein L10, whose protein sequence is MTREEKSIVIKDLTAQLADNAHIYLADISGLDAGSTSNLRRACFKAGVSLAVVKNTLLAKAMEASDKDFAELPSVLKGNTAIMFAETGNAPAKVIKEFRKKSEKPLLKGAFIEEAIYVGDDQLESLVNIKSREELIGEIVGLLQSPAKNVVSALKSGGSTIAGIIKTLSEKEG, encoded by the coding sequence ATGACAAGAGAAGAAAAATCAATAGTAATTAAAGATTTAACTGCACAATTAGCTGATAATGCTCATATTTACTTAGCAGATATCTCTGGACTAGATGCTGGTTCGACGTCTAATTTACGTCGCGCTTGTTTTAAAGCAGGAGTTAGTCTAGCAGTTGTTAAAAATACATTGCTTGCAAAGGCAATGGAGGCATCAGATAAGGATTTTGCAGAGCTTCCTTCAGTATTGAAAGGAAATACCGCAATCATGTTTGCAGAGACAGGTAATGCACCAGCAAAGGTTATCAAAGAATTTCGTAAGAAATCTGAAAAGCCTTTACTTAAGGGAGCATTTATAGAAGAAGCTATCTATGTTGGTGATGATCAACTAGAGAGTCTGGTAAATATCAAGTCGAGAGAAGAGCTTATTGGAGAAATCGTTGGATTACTTCAGTCACCTGCTAAGAACGTCGTTAGCGCGCTTAAGTCAGGAGGAAGCACAATCGCTGGTATTATCAAAACCCTTTCTGAGAAGGAAGGTTAA
- the nusG gene encoding transcription termination/antitermination protein NusG, protein MAKTSNTKQWYVVRAVSGQENKVKAYIEQEISRLNLEESIEEVLVPTEKVIQIRNGKKVNKERVYFPGYIMVKANLAGEIPHIIKSINGVIGFLGEVKGGDPVPLRKSEVNRMLGKVDELSVKQDSVAIPFTMGETIKVIDGPFNGFNGTVEKVNEEKRKLEVMVKIFGRKTPLELSYMQVEKV, encoded by the coding sequence ATGGCTAAAACAAGCAACACAAAACAGTGGTATGTAGTAAGGGCCGTAAGTGGTCAAGAAAATAAAGTTAAAGCATACATTGAGCAAGAAATTTCTAGATTAAATCTTGAAGAATCAATAGAAGAAGTTCTTGTTCCTACTGAAAAAGTTATTCAAATCCGTAATGGAAAGAAGGTAAATAAAGAAAGAGTTTATTTTCCTGGGTATATAATGGTTAAAGCAAACCTAGCGGGTGAAATTCCTCACATTATTAAATCTATTAACGGAGTTATAGGTTTCTTAGGTGAAGTTAAAGGAGGTGATCCTGTGCCGCTTCGTAAATCAGAAGTTAATCGTATGCTTGGAAAAGTAGATGAATTATCTGTGAAGCAAGATAGCGTTGCTATACCTTTCACTATGGGTGAAACGATTAAGGTTATCGATGGTCCTTTTAATGGATTTAATGGTACTGTTGAGAAAGTAAATGAAGAAAAGCGCAAACTAGAAGTAATGGTAAAGATCTTTGGAAGAAAGACGCCATTAGAGTTGAGCTATATGCAGGTTGAGAAAGTATAA
- the rplK gene encoding 50S ribosomal protein L11 translates to MAKEVSKVVKLQVRGGAANPSPPVGPALGAAGVNIMEFCKQFNARTQDKAGKVLPVAITVYKDKSFDFVIKTPPAAVQLLEAAKVKGGSGEPNRKKVAKVTWDQVRAIAEDKMPDLNAFTVDSAMKMVAGTARSMGITVKGGDAPA, encoded by the coding sequence ATGGCAAAAGAAGTAAGTAAGGTTGTAAAGTTACAAGTACGAGGAGGTGCCGCAAACCCTTCTCCACCAGTAGGACCTGCTTTGGGTGCGGCCGGCGTTAATATAATGGAGTTCTGTAAGCAGTTTAATGCTAGAACGCAAGATAAAGCTGGTAAAGTTCTTCCTGTTGCGATTACTGTTTATAAGGATAAGTCATTTGATTTTGTAATCAAGACTCCTCCTGCAGCAGTTCAGTTATTGGAAGCAGCCAAAGTTAAAGGTGGTTCTGGTGAGCCTAACCGTAAAAAAGTTGCAAAAGTTACTTGGGATCAAGTAAGAGCAATTGCAGAGGACAAGATGCCTGACCTTAATGCATTCACTGTTGACAGTGCAATGAAAATGGTAGCAGGTACTGCGCGTTCAATGGGAATAACGGTTAAAGGCGGAGACGCACCAGCTTAA